CCTGTATACTGAGGCTATCAGTCCTGAGTCCTTGGGGTAGAATTTATCCTAaccttttcttattttcaggTTGGTATCAGATAACTATAACAGCTCTGACCAGATAATGCTTTTTAGACTAAGTGCCATGACGAATTGGTCTGTTACACACAGAGCTGAGGATAGTTCTAAGAAATTGACTGTTTCCCAAACCTGGGATGGAGAGTTCTAGAAGTTGATATCATAGGAAGATACTGTATTTGTACATACTTACTGTCTgttcacatttttaattttatttttggtatgtGTGGGGTTTTTCCATCTGGAGAATTCAAAGAGGAGATGAGGAGGTAGAAAGCAtatcttttccaaaaaaaaaaagaaagcatatctTTTCCAGATATCCCTGGTGTGTAAGTtaattgtcttgatgactgcttGCAAACCAAGCTGGCCAACCATCAGGGGAAAATGAAGCAAGGAGGGAAAACTggtcattattttatttgaacCATCACTCTAGCATCTTAGCAAACAGAGGCACTTTTGCCTAGTTTCCCAAGAACGTATTGCCTTGGACTGGCTAGGTCTTCTATGTCCTTTCGGATCCCTGTCGTCAAAGAACAGCCTTGGGCCCTGGACTTTTGCTTTCTTAATAAAGTAGGTAAGTTATGGAAGAGTCTCGGGTCCCTGCATTTCGTTTCTCTTGAGAGTTGTCAGCTTTCAGAGAGTTCTCTCTGGACGTCTAACTGGAAGGGCTCTTTGACatgatctttgtctcttttttgttCAGAAGAAACAAAGCCCTAGGAGAGAGATGACTATTCTTGAGGTCACACTTACTAATCAGTGGCTGGGCTGGAATTAAAAGGCAGGTGGTGTGGTAGCTCAcggaacaggtttttttttttttttttagtgtttttaaagtttttattttctattggggtatagccagttagcaatgttgtgatagtttcaggttaaCAGCCAAGAAACTcaggcatacatatacatgtatccattgtatacatgtattcattctccccccaaGAGGTTATGTTTTGAGTCCGCTGTTTCTCTTCTAAGAAGACCTCAAACTTCAAATCGCTGTGTCCACCAGCTAACGTCTCCTATCTTATCTGGCCTCAACCACCTTGTCTTCTCCTCAGGTGGATCGCATGTCCTTTCCGTGTGGCTGCTCCCGGGATGGCTGTGGCAACATGGCTGGGCGCATTGAGTTCAATCCAATCCGGGTCCGGACTCATTACCTCCACACCATCATGAAGCTGGAGCTGGAGAGCAAGCGGCAGGTGAGCCGCCCGCCGGCCCCGGACGAGGAGCCCTCGCCCACCACCAGCTGCAGCCTGGCAGCAGCGCAGGGTGCGGAGACACAGGACTTCCAGGAGTTCATTGCTGAGAACGAGACGGCGGTGATGCACCTGCAGAGCGCGGAGGAGCTGGAGCGGCTCAAGGCGGAGGAGGACTCCAGCGGCTCCGGCGCCAGCCTTGACTCGGGCATCGAGAGCCTGGGCGTGTGCATCCTGGAGGAGCCCCTGGCTGTCCCGGAGGAGCTGTGCCCGGGCCTCACTGCCCCCATCCTCATCCAGGCTCAGCTGCCCCCGGGCTCCTCCGTGCTGTGTTTTGCCGAGAACTCGGACCACCCGACCGCCTCGGCCGTGAACAACGCATCCTACTTGAACAGTGGGCCCCTGGTCTACTACCAGGTGGAGCAGAGGCCAGTTCTGGGGGTGAAAGGAGAGCCTGGGACGGAAGGAGTTGCACCCTCCTTCCCCAAGGAGAAGGATCTGAATGTCTTCTCTCTCCCTGTTACCTCACTGGTGGCTTGTGGCCCCACAGACCCAGCTGCCCTCTGTAAATCAGAGGTGGGGAAAACATCCACTTTAGAAGCACGAGTGCCCGAAGGTTGTAACCCTGAGGAGCCCGAGCGCGAAGACTTTCGCCCCTCCTGGTCCCCCTCAAACCTCCCCACGTGCACGGACAGCGAAGAGGGCTGTGCAGTGGAGAAGACGGCGCCGCAGAGTGAGGACAGGCCCCCGGAGGAGCCTGCCCTGGAGCCCCCTCTGGCAGTGTGACGCAGGGACGGAGACTGCCTCGTACCCGTTCTCTATTTATTCCCTTATTTTATCTAACaccatttcaaaaacaaaactgtagaaGCAGCTGCTGCTCATATGTTATTTTATTGGGGTCTTTGGGGAAAGGGTGGGAAAGGATTGTTTgtacaagtattttttaaagggcCAACAGAACTAAGGAGACCAGCCCCAGCTCGATCAGGGGACAGAGTCTTGGGGCAGAGGAGGCTGCATCCTGAGCTTTCTGGGCCTTCGGAACAATGAACTAGGATCTCACAGGAGGAGCTGGGTAATTCAAGCAGCTGTTCACATAGGGACCAGAACACGACAATTTGAACAGCATGACAaagccccttcctctctcctgaGCTCCAGGCAGGGTTAAGCTCATCTTCCTTAGCAGTTATTGATACCCCACTTTGGTGTATTGTAGTAATACACTTGGAGTCGTCAGCTGGTTGAGTCTAGAGTGGAGGGGGTGAAAGTGTCTCTGCTTCTGTACAAAACCTCTAAGATCTATAAAAATTGAACCTGCCTTCCCTGACTCCCTTATTTGGTAAATAAGTTAATATTTGACATTTTTGTTCTCTGACCTGTTCCCCACACTGGGGATTCCTGGTCTTAACTTGAAGTGTTTCTTTCACACGTTTTTAGGTACTAGAGTTAAACTTGTCTTTCCCCCGCCCCcgctttgtcttttttcctttgaagggAAAGAGCTAGATTGGCTGGGGATGTGGCATCAAGAGCCAATCTTCCCTATGTGTCTAACCGCAGCTCCATCAGGCAGCTTTAATCTGGGGCTCACACATCCCGTGGGAGACCTATGTGGAGCATTAACCTATGTCCAAAGGAGACAGCAGGAAGAGGCTGCTGTCTGGAAAGATGACTTTCTTTGTGCCATGCTTGCTTTTTCACCTAGCCCtgttccccaccccttcccccccaaaaaattaagCTTTAAAGGAATGTAGGATGTGGCAAGTTCACCAACTAGTGTTTTTGTgttacctttttgttttttccctttttttggtCTACCTTCCTGGTCCCTCTTGGATATACAGGGTTAGAGTTCTTATTACTATATTTGAATACTGTTCCCCAGAATTGCAAATGCTTATTGGCTCCCTCCATCTTGATATATAAAGATTGGAAGTCAAACCAGTTCATGAATGCTTCCTGCAGCTCCCAGGTTCTAAGAAGTCAAGTTCTAACTGTAACCTTTGAGGTCTATAGAGTGGAACTCAGATTCGGTTTGTACCTTTATTAGGGGGGACATGGTTTCTGTTCTCTTATGTCCAGCTTATGTTCCAGGATGTGCTCCACTGAACACTGAATTCCTTTCACTAGCAAAGTTATCACTGCCTCtgttttaattcattctttttttttacggCTCTTTGCCTTGTGTTTGAAAAGGGAGGCAGTAGGGAGCAAAACACTCTAGCATCCTTCACACCATGCTTCATTACTGATATGGTTTATTAACCAGGAAAAAACAAAgtacaaacctttttttttttttttggtgaagaaGGTAACTGTACTTAAAGCCTTTTCTTGTGGGATCTTAAGGCCCCAGTGTCTGAAAGCAACCTCTATGTATATCACAGTAGTATTTCACCTGTCAAACCTAAACTGAGCCTGAAAGGCCTTATATTCAACATGGATACATCCTTTTAACTTATCCTGCCTCTCCTGTTCATTCCTGTTTTTGCTGGTTCTACATTTGGAGGTGAATTAATAAGCCATAGACCCTTATCTCTCTCCTCCTCTAGGCTCACAATGGAGTCGAGAGTCCTAAGCACCTGTGAAATAGGTGCTACCCTCAACTAAGCTACACTCCACCACCTTAGACTGGTCCCCTCAGAGACAAGACTGAAGTTTAGCTGGGAATTTGACTCTGGAGATGAATCTTTCTAGAAGTTTGTATTGGAAGGGGAGGGTGAGTGCTGTATCTTCCCTCTCAGAAGGGCTCCAGCCTAAGCTAGGAAGTGGATTCACCTGTTTAATAAGACATTTGGGATCAGACCAAGAATCTCAAACTAATTAAACTCATTGCCAACCCCCAAGATAATAAATCCCTCCCTTCATTAACTACGGTTCTGACTCACCTGTCCCAACCTTTTAAATGctaaatattaacattaacaaTCTTGTCAAGCAAAGGGCCTTTTCTACAACCTAGTCCATCTCGTTTCTGGTGCTACCTGAGCTGGACAGACAGAATTACAGAGCACGGTTGCTAGAAAGGCTAGGCTACTGACCACAAAGGCAGAGCTTCAGTCCTTAGACTAGGTGGGATAAAAGAAATCTAGATAAATCACTCATTACAACTcttaatattttccaatttccttTCTCACTGTACACAGGTAGTATTTTCAATGTGAATCCAAAGCTTGTCtggttctctgaaaaaaaaatttttttttttttttttgccttttaggtCCTTTACATTGTGATAATgctgtatttaaagaaaatatttaaatgtaatattaaagaaatattcaaaTGAATGGTGTTTTCTTCTTTACCTTGGCAGACCACAATTCAGTTACTTGTTAAGAGAAAGGATGCTTCTGTAGTACTATATATAAAGCCAATTAGGTCAGTTAAGGATTAATGTTAACAATAGGGATGTTTTACTGTGGAAAAATAGAACATTCTCTGGAGCATCAAGAGCTTCACTTGCATCATGTGCCCTTAGGCGCCTCTTCAGCTGAAGCAAGTCTAGATCTGCCCTGTTGGAGCTTTGCTGACTCAGTCCCTACTCTTGGGGCCCACTTCTCAATTCCATGActttatatatagtgtgtatatatatatatacattcctgTTTACTGTCTTAAAATCCAGCAAAAGCATCAACTTGACATCAGCTGCTTTGTTATTAACATCCCATCAGAAAGTTCTATTCCAACCAATTATCTCTCCACTAGTTAGGTTATGTCAATCAGTCCTGTAAGAGGAGACTTAGTAATTGGGGGATGCGTAAATAATTTCCAGCAACTGGTTTCAGGCAGTCTTTACTTGAGTTTAGAAACAGTACTTCATGCATTTACAATAAGTTACTACAGGTCACTGATATACACAGAGAAAAGCTGAACCCAACTTAACTATCTCAGTGTAGACCTCTGGGGCTGGGCAGTGATTAGTACCTTAACAGGACTGATCCATGGACCAAAGAAGGCAGCCACTGAGCTACAGATGGATCGCTGCAACGCAGTGGAGGTAGCAAAGAGTTTAAGATCCATAGGGGCTGTAGTACAGCCCAGAAATTAAGACAAGGGAAGTGAAGGCTGTAAACACTTGGGGAGAAAGTCAAGAAGCACTtgttatttccttttatcttttccatTAGAATGTTCCTGTAAGTTATtcacttacagaaaaaaaaaaaagtgctcaaaGGATTTGAAAAAACGGGAAGCGGTTATTCCAGTCCCAGTGAGGGGAACAACAGAAGCAACAAATCCCTATTTTTGGTCATATCAAAGTGTTGAGGGGGGCATCCAAGTACATGCGTGGATGTAAAGGCTCCAGTATAAGCAGTGCTCCTCCCCTCACCAGCCAGGACCTGTCTTGAACAAAAACAGCTGTGAAGATTAGAGCAGCGAGTGAGTCCCAGGCCAAGTGAGGATTCCCTCCTGGGGCAAAAGCTCGGCCTCTCAGGATCTGAACTTAAAACAGCACAGTTAAGACCAGTAGAGAGGCTACTGCCAGCTCCAGCGAATTCTGAGGAAGCTGGGATGGCACCTCTCATGGGCCACCCCACTAAGAGGGTTTCTTTCAGTTCCAGCTCCCACGTGGGCACCACGCTGTGAAGCCCATggcacaggttcctctgtctcccACACACTAAACAGTGCACACAGACTTCGCTGACAAGTGCTGTTTGGTCCCACGCTGCTGGGCTGTGACTGCAGGATGATGCCAGCCACTTCATGCCTGTCCACTCAGCGCCTTGACCCAACGTAGTTGATGGAAAGCAGGACCACGTTGTGTAGCAAGAGGGACAGCTCAGTTTCTGAAAACACCATCAACGTTAATGGCCTGGCCAGGGAACAGCTTGCCTTCCAGCTACCGTGTTGTGCAGAGCGTGACACCAGGGGCGGGAAGCCAAGTGCGAGGAGGTGAGACGCTAAGAGGCCATTGGCCTCAAAGTCCCACTGCTTGGTTCCAGTCCCTGCAGGTTGCTTTCTTTCAAGCATATCTGTATttacttgattctcatgtgatggCAGAAGAAAATTCATGAATGGTAATGGTACTTAACACCACTGTCACCCTTGGGATTTTTCTGGTAGAAGTTGGTCCTCAAGGGACATTTCTCAGCCACAAGGAGATTAGGAGGCTACCCTGACGTTCAGAGGCTTAGAAAATAACTAGGCAAAGGTTCCAAACAGGAGACCCACAGGCCTAACACCCATCTGTGGGTACTTTTCATTTAGTTAGGTGAGTGTCTTTGTTTTGAATTTGAATGGCTTTGGACTAGTACTTCTGTCCTGGAACAATTCTGTTCTGTACCCCCTCCCCAAGTTAcatggcaatgtctggagacatttttggttgtcagcACTGGGTTGGGGGATGCTATTGGCATCTACAGGACAGAGGCCAGGGATACCGCTATGTTGTCCTGGAGTGCACAGCACAGCCCCCCACAACAAAGCCATCAATAGTGCCAGGGTTGAAAACCCTGCTTCACGCTCAGACTCCCGCAATGCCCAGTCCTCCCTCTGCTCTCACACACTCTACTGCATTAGCTGCCTGTAGGCAAGTGACTGCGCCCTTTCAATTAGACACACAAGTTAGATAAAGGTCTCACACTAATAATTAACTCCCAAATTACCTTAGAATAGAATACAAAAATGACTTGTTGCATTAATCATAGGGATTTGTCTTACCTTTCAGGCTGCAGGAAATCTGTAGCCATTCTCCCAGCCAAGTTCGACACCTCTCTTCAGCAATATGGGTGGAATTCAGGCCACGAAGATAACAAGCCTATACCACTCAGAAGAGAAAACAATCTTAACTATCACAAGGCGAGTATGTCAAGGAAGTGTGAACCCACAAAGAATCCCAAATCCCCTCTAAATAAGTTAAAACCTCAATCCTACAAGAAACTTTTCACCATAGCAATATGAACTCCGATGGACAAGAGAAGTGGAAAGGCCTTATACAATCTAAATCAGTAGATCTAAAATGTAGCAGCCTTGATTTTTAAAGGACCAGAAGAAAAGACACATCAACCAAAATTACTGTGGGGAGTTCCTTCCTTAACTACTGTGGGAAGTTAAGTTCAGGCAAGAAAAAAGATGTAGAAATGAAATGAGAGAATGAAGAGCCTGAACTCTGATGTAATGAGAGAGACAGGAGCTCCCTGGAAACTCCCAGCCCGAGAGCCCACCAAGGACTGCGGGTTGATACTACAATGAAGCACTTACCGACTTCACCTCCTGAGCAGTCAGCTGGCCAACCCCCAGCTTTGCCAAAGCCTTGTCCAGTTGGTGGATTACAGTGGTGTGAGTCTTTAAACGGTGTCTCAATAAGACAGAAGGCAGATAAGGTGTGAGAAGCATGGCTCGACTCAAGGCTTTCTGTGATACAACAATATAGGGGGAGAAAGTCAACTCGCTGTTACTTTAAGACCTGGAGCGAGGTGAGGCCGTGGAAGAGAGAAAGCCTCAAAGTGCTCACCATCTGCAAAGCACGGAGCTGGTCCATGCCCAGAGGATGGTTAGCGAAACACTCTCTCAGGGCCAGGATATCATGTACTGCTGGGTGGGTACCGCGTTGCATCttaggagaggtaagagatgggCAGATGTTAGGAAGGTCCTGACTAGCCCTTTTACCGAGTTTTAGTGCACACTGCATATAACAAGATTCTTGGTTTGCAGGAAGGGTTAACTGGAGGAATACCTTGGCGCACAACTCTGTCATATGCCACTGGAGTCCTGCATCAGAAATGAGAGGGACAACTTTTTCTAAATAACAAAGGATTTCTGGGTGGGACTGCTTCCGGAGAGCATGATAGATATCTAAGAAATCAATTTGTTGTTTTGGGGTCCAGAAATGTTGGATCAGCAGTTGCCTAGGAAACAGGTacctgaaaagaaaaggaatcacaaAATCACTTGCTGAAACTAGCATCTTTCTAAGTGAGCTAAGAGCATTTAGCAGACACGAATGCTAGGAGGAAGAGATGGAAACACTTTTTCCCTACCTTACTGTTCTTTCCTGAAAATGAGAGTCAGATCAAGGTTTAAAGATACACTGAAGCCCGATTTCAAGCAATATTACTGAGGTTTATGTAAAAGGAAACAGTGCAAGGGACTAGCCTTGCACATAGCAATCAGACAAATGACTCCTTTTGAGCCAAAGCATGTGAAGAACATATTTTGGACTGAGTTTCAGAGCTGGAGAGCATCACTGTTTGTGATGGTGACAACTTCAAACTGTTCACTGTCCCTATGTGCATACAAAATGGAATTTCTTTAATTCAATTCTCTACAAATGTGGTGGTTTTAAAACATGGTCACAAATTCCCTGGCACTCTTCTCATTAAGAAGTGAAGTTTAATGTCCCtggtttttaaaatacaagtGACTGCATCAACCAAGAGAATAGAGCAGAAGTCAGTCTTTGTGACTTTCAAGGCTAGGTTATAAAAGGTCATGCAGATTTCTTATTTGCTGAAACAGTCATTCTTGGAGCCCTGAGCTGCCATGTCAGAAGTCCCACTATCTCGAAGCCACCACACTACAGAGGCCACAGGTAGGCACCTGAGTTGACAGTCCCAGTCTTCCAAAGCCATCTCTGCTAAAGCACCAGGTCTAAGAGTGATCTTAGACCATCCTGACTAGTCCATTCACCAGTTAGGTGTTACTGAGAGACCTCTGTCAACACCATGCAGGAGAAAAATCATTTACCCACCTGAACCCTGCCCAAATTCCTGCCCCATAAAATCATGAAAATGCTGACTGTTTCAAGCTTTTAAGCTTTGAGGTTGTTATATAACAATAGATAGCCTAGCATGTAAGGTCATAGTTTAAAACTGTCATCTTTGGATATAAGGTAAAGTAATAAAGATTGACATCATCagaataagaaatgaatttttctccagaaggggaaaaaaaatgtcctaAGTTGCTACGCCTCTCAGGGAGTGGGTTGTGTCTCTAGGGATGATGGAAAAGATCATTCTCTTATTTCACATCACAGAGGAACAGCTAAGAGGCCAGGACATCTACTCCTACAGCCGTTCCAGTAACCCAGGTGGCTTTTATGAACTTTGGCCTAATGAGAAAACTGGGGCAGAAGTTTGGTAACCTTTGCCTAGATTCTGAAATGGAAAGctcttaatttctaatttttaaaaaatctacatatCTTCAACATGCTGGGGAGACAGAACTCTGTACTCACATTAGCAAGAAGACCAGGTAGTTGGCAAAGGGTGGAATGGAAAGAATACCTAGGAAAAGACACTTGGTGACGTCTCGACGAAActaagcagaaataaacacagatGCAGTTTTAACCCAAGTGTTTGATACAATGGACAATCCCTCCACCCCACTATGCAGTAAATGTCTAGTTTAGCCCAGATAAAGATCAAGGTTATTTCTATCTGCCTCTGATTAGTAAGTTCCTTAAAGACAGAAGTCCAGATCTGTCTGTTCACTTTTGTATTCTAAACACTGTCTAGTATAGGACCTGACATTAGACCAAATCCCTCAGTAAATTCTTCCTGATCTACAGAATGGGTCCTAGATTGTTATTCTTAGCTTCAAATCTATCAAGTCACCATGAAATACTACTTTCCTGCTGTCTTTTGGATCCTTCCGTGCAGATTTTTGTATATTCAGAAACAAACAGGATTTTACTGTTTACAACTTTTATCCAGAAAGTGTGCCAAAACGCTATGGAGCTGtgtttgtgggggtggggtggggggtgtggcaGGGCGGTGGTCACAAATGAACTGATTCTGCCAAATGACCTGATCTTCTGGCAAGGGGCAACAACTTGGTCAGTagtgaagaaaataggaaagaaaaaacttGAGATCTGGGTTAACTTTAATTATCTCACCATGAACTTGCGGATATCTGTCCTTGGTGCATACCTGTCTCAAATGCTCCATCTCCCGGTATGGAAGTTGATGAAACTTTATATTATGCTTCCACATATTTGTCTTTATTCTTCTAGCCTTTTTGGCATCGGCCCATAACATCTGCAATCCTGCCTCATTAAAGCAGAGGACAGAGTGATGTTATCCCAATTTGATTACCACAGACTTTTGCTCCATGTTCACCCACAAGACACACAagtccctccctccccaacagTACTCTAAATCAAAGCTTTAAACTAGGTCACCTGAAACTCTTGTGAGGCTGACCTATATTTCGTTTCTTATCCTTCTCCCTTCTGCATCCTACCAACCTCTGCCCCTAGAGTATCACCTCTCTTCCTGCCAAGCTGGTGTtctctgatctaccagggaatgGTCTCCCTCTTCTGGTTCATTACTCactccctttttaaaataaaaattcaatgatCTTTAACCTCAGTAAGTCTTGCCCAATTTATCCTGTGTATTTCTCAACCAGATATTAACTTATTTCCTCTCTAGAACACTTTTATGATTACTAGAATTCAACACACTTCTAAGATTGCATTTTCTCTCCATTCCAAGATAACCCTTACACTGATCTAggactttagtttttaaaaatgctttcctatTTATGAATGAAATGGTATAATATCTAGGTTAGCTTCACAGTAATACAGGAGAAAGCcaatgtataaattaaataagagtGGTGGACAGGAGTCAATAAATGTGGAAGTGAGGTTGAGAATATGAAAGTTCATTATATTACTCTACTCCCatgtatgtttaaaaattttcagaatataaggcttaaaaacaaacaaccaaaatgttTTCAGACTTTCTTTTCGTTTGAGTCTAGTATAAGCTGGGGAGCAGACAAAGCAGCCACTCTTATCTCCACTGTACAGCTTTTACAAGTCCATGAAGCTAGTAGTAATTATGATAATATTCAGAGCTGACAATGTGCAAGTTAACTATAATTGGTATTACAATAGAAGTACAGAGTATAATAGTTATAGCTACACttactgagtacttactatgaATCAGGTCCTAAGAAGCTTACATGTAagaatttatttaatcttcataaccaTGCAGTCGATGGGTAGGTTCTATTactaccctcattttacagatgagaaaaccaagaacAGAGAGCTTAGGTAACAAGTCCAACCACCCAGCTAGTGacaagctgggatttgaacccaggcagtctggcttcaGAGCGGATGCTTGACATTATACCATCTCTTAGTAACTAGCAGAGCTCTGATTTTAACTGAAACATTCCGAAACCAAGTACATACAGTGCTCTTTTCACAACATGGCACCAAGGAGAGATCTGTGACAAACATTAAACCACATTTTCTTACAAGCCAAGTGAACTGATAAAAGCACAGGGCAGGTCTGTGCAGCTATAGATCTCTGCCTTGTGCATGACAAATAATTTCTACTATATATAGGCAGATGTGTGGTTAAGCAAAGTGCAAAAATACCTATATTCCTCCTAGGTGTTGTGAAAGGTTGTTTCTCAGATTACGCTTCTAGAAACATCCTCAAGAAGATCTAACTTATAAGAAGTAGTTTAATGCTCAAGCATTTATGAAATACAAGACACA
This genomic stretch from Muntiacus reevesi chromosome 4, mMunRee1.1, whole genome shotgun sequence harbors:
- the CSRNP2 gene encoding cysteine/serine-rich nuclear protein 2 — its product is MDAFTGSGLKRKFDDVDVGSSVSNSDDEISSSDSADSCDSLNPPTTASFTPTSILKRQKQLRRKNVRFDQVTVYYFARRQGFTSVPSQGGSSLGMAQRHNSVRSYTLCEFAQEQEVNHREILREHLKEEKLHAKKMKLTKNGTVESVEADGLTLDDVSDEDIDVENVEVDDYFFLQPLPTKRRRALLRASGVHRIDAEEKQELRAIRLSREECGCDCRLYCDPEACACSQAGIKCQVDRMSFPCGCSRDGCGNMAGRIEFNPIRVRTHYLHTIMKLELESKRQVSRPPAPDEEPSPTTSCSLAAAQGAETQDFQEFIAENETAVMHLQSAEELERLKAEEDSSGSGASLDSGIESLGVCILEEPLAVPEELCPGLTAPILIQAQLPPGSSVLCFAENSDHPTASAVNNASYLNSGPLVYYQVEQRPVLGVKGEPGTEGVAPSFPKEKDLNVFSLPVTSLVACGPTDPAALCKSEVGKTSTLEARVPEGCNPEEPEREDFRPSWSPSNLPTCTDSEEGCAVEKTAPQSEDRPPEEPALEPPLAV
- the LETMD1 gene encoding LETM1 domain-containing protein 1 isoform X7: MALSRVCWARAALWGSAVPPGLYVVRRLQFVRSGLTWGAPRSSKLHLSPKADVKSLISYVVTKTKVINGKYHRFLGRHFPRFYVLYTIFMKGLQMLWADAKKARRIKTNMWKHNIKFHQLPYREMEHLRQKALSRAMLLTPYLPSVLLRHRLKTHTTVIHQLDKALAKLGVGQLTAQEVKSKLSCPSCYTTWSCFPSTTLGQGAEWTGMKWLASSCSHSPAAWDQTALVSEVCVHCLVCGRQRNLCHGLHSVVPTWELELKETLLVGWPMRGAIPASSEFAGAGSSLSTGLNCAVLSSDPERPSFCPRRESSLGLGLTRCSNLHSCFCSRQVLAGEGRSTAYTGAFTSTHVLGCPPQHFDMTKNRDLLLLLFPSLGLE
- the LETMD1 gene encoding LETM1 domain-containing protein 1 isoform X3, which gives rise to MLWADAKKARRIKTNMWKHNIKFHQLPYREMEHLRQFRRDVTKCLFLGILSIPPFANYLVFLLMYLFPRQLLIQHFWTPKQQIDFLDIYHALRKQSHPEILCYLEKVVPLISDAGLQWHMTELCAKMQRGTHPAVHDILALRECFANHPLGMDQLRALQMKALSRAMLLTPYLPSVLLRHRLKTHTTVIHQLDKALAKLGVGQLTAQEVKSACYLRGLNSTHIAEERCRTWLGEWLQISCSLKETELSLLLHNVVLLSINYVGSRR
- the LETMD1 gene encoding LETM1 domain-containing protein 1 isoform X5, producing MALSRVCWARAALWGSAVPPGLYVVRRLQFVRSGLTWGAPRSSKLHLSPKADVKSLISYVVTKTKVINGKYHRFLGRHFPRFYVLYTIFMKGLQMLWADAKKARRIKTNMWKHNIKFHQLPYREMEHLRQKALSRAMLLTPYLPSVLLRHRLKTHTTVIHQLDKALAKLGVGQLTAQEVKSACYLRGLNSTHIAEERCRTWLGEWLQISCSLKETELSLLLHNVVLLSINYVGSRR
- the LETMD1 gene encoding LETM1 domain-containing protein 1 isoform X2, which gives rise to MALSRVCWARAALWGSAVPPGLYVVRRLQFVRSGLTWGAPRSSKLHLSPKADVKSLISYVVTKTKVINGKYHRFLGRHFPRFYVLYTIFMKGLQMLWADAKKARRIKTNMWKHNIKFHQLPYREMEHLRQFRRDVTKCLFLGILSIPPFANYLVFLLMYLFPRQLLIQHFWTPKQQIDFLDIYHALRKQSHPEILCYLEKVVPLISDAGLQWHMTELCAKMQRGTHPAVHDILALRECFANHPLGMDQLRALQMKALSRAMLLTPYLPSVLLRHRLKTHTTVIHQLDKALAKLGVGQLTAQEVKSACYLRGLNSTHIAEERCRTWLGEWLQISCSLKETELSLLLHNVVLLSINYVGSRR
- the LETMD1 gene encoding LETM1 domain-containing protein 1 isoform X4 is translated as MALSRVCWARAALWGSAVPPGLYVVRRLQFVRSGLTWGAPRLFHLPCRSSKLHLSPKADVKSLISYVVTKTKVINGKYHRFLGRHFPRFYVLYTIFMKGLQMLWADAKKARRIKTNMWKHNIKFHQLPYREMEHLRQKALSRAMLLTPYLPSVLLRHRLKTHTTVIHQLDKALAKLGVGQLTAQEVKSACYLRGLNSTHIAEERCRTWLGEWLQISCSLKETELSLLLHNVVLLSINYVGSRR
- the LETMD1 gene encoding LETM1 domain-containing protein 1 isoform X1, yielding MALSRVCWARAALWGSAVPPGLYVVRRLQFVRSGLTWGAPRLFHLPCRSSKLHLSPKADVKSLISYVVTKTKVINGKYHRFLGRHFPRFYVLYTIFMKGLQMLWADAKKARRIKTNMWKHNIKFHQLPYREMEHLRQFRRDVTKCLFLGILSIPPFANYLVFLLMYLFPRQLLIQHFWTPKQQIDFLDIYHALRKQSHPEILCYLEKVVPLISDAGLQWHMTELCAKMQRGTHPAVHDILALRECFANHPLGMDQLRALQMKALSRAMLLTPYLPSVLLRHRLKTHTTVIHQLDKALAKLGVGQLTAQEVKSACYLRGLNSTHIAEERCRTWLGEWLQISCSLKETELSLLLHNVVLLSINYVGSRR
- the LETMD1 gene encoding LETM1 domain-containing protein 1 isoform X6; amino-acid sequence: MALSRVCWARAALWGSAVPPGLYVVRRLQFVRSGLTWGAPRSSKLHLSPKADVKSLISYVVTKTKVINGKYHRFLGRHFPRFYVLYTIFMKVSSRRHQVSFPRYSFHSTLCQLPGLLANMQRGTHPAVHDILALRECFANHPLGMDQLRALQMKALSRAMLLTPYLPSVLLRHRLKTHTTVIHQLDKALAKLGVGQLTAQEVKSACYLRGLNSTHIAEERCRTWLGEWLQISCSLKETELSLLLHNVVLLSINYVGSRR